In Brettanomyces bruxellensis chromosome 8, complete sequence, a genomic segment contains:
- the TIM17 gene encoding translocase of the inner membrane (BUSCO:EOG09265E6R), which produces MSTPEADHSRDPCPIVILNDFGGAFAMGAIGGCIWHGIKGFRNSPYGERYSGAINAVKARAPVVGGNFGVWGGLFSFYDCGLRAVRKREDAWNAILAGFLVGGSLAIRGGKRHIFNSAVTCACVLGVFEGVGMMFSRYMAWANKPVAMPVPDEQQQTPLAA; this is translated from the coding sequence atgtctACACCTGAAGCAGACCATTCAAGAGATCCTTGCCCAATTGTTATATTGAATGATTTTGGAGGTGCTTTCGCTATGGGTGCCATTGGTGGATGCATATGGCATGGTATTAAAGGTTTCAGAAATTCACCATATGGTGAAAGATATTCAGGTGCTATTAATGCTGTGAAGGCAAGAGCTCCAGTCGTTGGAGGTAATTTTGGTGTTTGGGGTggattattttcattttatgaCTGTGGCTTAAGAGCAGtgaggaaaagagaagatgCATGGAATGCCATTCTAGCTGGTTTTCTTGTTGGTGGCTCGTTGGCAATTAGAGGTGGAAAAAGacatattttcaattcCGCAGTCACCTGTGCCTGTGTGTTGGGTGTCTTCGAAGGTGTTGGTATGATGTTTTCCAGATACATGGCCTGGGCTAACAAACCTGTGGCCATGCCTGTTCCAGATGAGCAGCAACAAACCCCCTTGGCGGCATAA
- a CDS encoding uncharacterized protein (BUSCO:EOG09264ZI5) gives MNISTGAGVQRRRGGQSNRPEDEVNAAELKLGPEFQLDQTDNHGNHTKLITLNLSEARILIRAALKERMEMFQAMKGTDNKDKINAEADPDDEVLARMATAPGANEVLSKTLKYLSTFSRFKDAETCTAAEALLKSDDNSALHPFEIAQLGSLACEDTDEAITLIPSLNEKKDSIDLDRILEELNRLETNFP, from the coding sequence atgaatatttcaactGGAGCCGGGGTTCAGAGGAGAAGAGGTGGTCAATCAAATCGACCAGAGGATGAAGTTAATGCAGCCGAGTTAAAACTTGGCCCCGAATTTCAATTAGACCAGACAGATAACCATGGTAATCATACGAAGTTGATAACTTTAAATCTTTCAGAAGCTCGAATTCTTATTAGAGCGGCATTAAAAGAGAGAATGGAAATGTTTCAAGCTATGAAAGGTACAGATAACAAGGATAAGATTAATGCTGAGGCAGATCCAGATGATGAGGTTCTTGCCAGAATGGCTACAGCACCTGGCGCAAACGAAGTTCTTAGCAAaacattgaaatatttatctACATTTTCAAGATTTAAAGATGCAGAGACATGCACTGCGGCTGAAGCCTTGCTTAAAAGTGATGACAACTCAGCACTTCATCCATTTGAAATCGCCCAATTAGGCTCTTTGGCGTGTGAAGATACGGATGAAGCCATTACTCTTATTCCAAGTttgaatgaaaagaaggatagTATTGATCTCGATAGGATTTTGGAAGAACTTAACAGGTTGGAGACAAACTTCCCGTGA
- a CDS encoding uncharacterized protein (CAZy:GT15) yields MNWRLSSAVIVAFILLVSFGIKRVILPSIPLTSPETLKGLYEQSLKLNSDFENSTHLLLQDSRLKPATNSYVDARFPDVEKQRSSPHLENATILMLCRNWELPEVLKSMRELEDRFNRDYHYPWVFLNDANFTSEFITETSAMATGETFYGHIPPEDWNTPEYINKTKYNESILNFTKNDVIYGDSRSYRNMCHFNSGFFFRQKLLLNYDYYFRVEPGVRYFCDFQMDPFRLMREKRKKYGFVISILEYPDTIPTLWNTVENFLTEYPSYLHENSSIAFITSKDPIGPETLIPKDASPYNMCHFWSNFEIGDLNFFRSQEYLDYFNFLSRSGGFYYERWGDAPVHTIAASLLLDRDDIIDFEDIGYTHPPFFTFPDSVSLQVGKRCIIPQNEKNLDILPHSCLPRWWRYGSGKRFLREYFHEEDYL; encoded by the coding sequence atgaaTTGGCGCCTTTCTAGTGCTGTCATAGTTGCATTCATTCTTCTAGTATCGTTCGGGATAAAAAGGGTTATATTACCATCAATCCCGTTGACAAGTCCAGAAACTTTAAAGGGGTTGTATGAGCAGTCGTTGAAGTTGAATTCAGATTTCGAAAATTCAACGCATCTATTACTACAGGATTCTCGTTTAAAGCCTGCAACAAATTCATATGTGGATGCTAGATTTCcagatgttgaaaagcaaCGTTCTTCTCCTCATTTAGAAAATGCTACCATTCTAATGCTCTGTCGGAACTGGGAACTACCCGAGGTTTTAAAGTCAATGCGAGAATTAGAAGATAGATTCAATCGTGATTATCATTATCCATGGGTTTTTCTCAATGATGCAAACTTTACTTCCGAATTTATAACTGAGACTTCTGCCATGGCCACAGGTGAAACATTTTATGGGCATATTCCACCAGAAGATTGGAATACCCCAGAATACATtaataaaacaaaatataatgaGAGCATACTAAATTTTACGAAAAATGATGTAATATATGGTGACTCTAGATCCTATAGAAACATGTGTCACTTCAACTCTGGATTTTTCTTTAGGCAGAAACTGCTCCTGAACTATGACTATTATTTTCGAGTTGAACCGGGTGTTCGATATTTTTGCGACTTTCAAATGGACCCATTTCGACTCATGAGAGAGAAACGCAAGAAATATGGTTTTgttatttctattttggAGTACCCAGACACAATTCCAACGTTGTGGAACACAGTTGAAAACTTTCTCACGGAATACCCTAGTTATTTACATGAAAATTCATCCATAGCATTCATCACCTCCAAAGACCCGATAGGTCCAGAAACTTTGATTCCAAAAGATGCTTCCCCGTACAATATGTGTCACTTTTGGTCTAATTTCGAGATTGGTGACCTTAACTTCTTCCGCTCGCAAGAATATCTTGATTACTTCAACTTTTTAAGTAGGAGTGGAGGATTTTATTATGAAAGATGGGGTGATGCACCAGTTCATACTATAGCAGCTAGTTTACTTTTAGATAGGGATGACATTATAGATTTCGAAGATATAGGGTACACGCATCCTCCGTTTTTCACTTTTCCGGATTCTGTGTCTCTCCAAGTTGGTAAGCGGTGCATTATTCCtcaaaacgaaaaaaacTTGGACATCCTCCCGCACAGCTGCCTTCCAAGGTGGTGGAGATATGGAAGTGGAAAAAGATTTCTCCGGGAGTATTTCCATGAAGAAGACTATTTATAA
- the RPL17A gene encoding 60S ribosomal protein L17A has product MARYAAVPANPAKSACARGSYLRVSFKNTRETAQAINGLKLQKAKAYLEAVSAHKRAIPFRRYNHSIGRTAQGHEFGLTVARWPAKSIKFIQDLLANAESNAEAKGLDTSKLVISHIQVNKAPKMRRRTYRAHGSVNAYKSSPSHIEIVLTEEEKPVVKAKEDKQVAVLNSRQKGRYAQRKRLTAA; this is encoded by the exons ATGGCTAGATACGCAGCAGTTCCAGCAAACCCAGCCAAGTCCGCTTGTGCTAGAGGTTCATACTTGAGagtttctttcaaaaacaCCAGAGAGACAGCTCAGGCCATCAATGGTTTGAAGTTGCAGAAGGCTAAGGCTTACTTGGAAGCTGTTTCCGCCCATAAGAGAGCCATTCCATTCAGAAGATACAACCACTCCATCGGAAGAACCGCTCAGGGTCATGAGTTCGGTCTCACTGTTGCTAGATGGCCTGCAAAGTCCATTAAGTTCATTCAGGACCTTTTGGCAAACGCTGAGTCAAATGCTGAA gCTAAGGGTTTGGACACTTCCAAGTTGGTTATTTCTCACATTCAGGTTAACAAGGCCCCAaagatgagaagaagaacttaCAGAGCACACGGTAGTGTTAACGCTTACAAGTCATCTCCATCCCATATTGAGATCGTTTTGACTGAAGAGGAGAAGCCAGTTGTTAAGGCTAAGGAGGACAAGCAGGTTGCTGTGTTGAACTCCAGACAGAAAGGTAGATATGCTCAGAGAAAGAGATTGACTGCTGCTTAG
- a CDS encoding uncharacterized protein (SECRETED:SignalP(1-19)), translated as MIFAQVINVLLLLLQVVHCLDLSDKGFKGFPEIKNVAGIHEIENKKDTPPSITTQKWYINMVDTSRDDLPKDMGNIEHCPPGSQICGLTIVKGPEIQQKEGAVTEIFSFSNQLVPQFKKNPEEHENTVKLNGANWGDLSINAVLHLICPEPKEKEALESSFDYKNLDITWKNNYFCPDANHGEKEGKGKDDHGKDDDRKKGKDKDERHHHWGIFTWIFIIVALTFSAYIVGQSWMNMRGSGSFNDFIAELRDSAADTFGKVGEFVKQIVTRITGGGDRGGYSAV; from the coding sequence ATGATATTTGCTCAGGTCATTAACGTTCTGCTTTTGCTATTACAGGTGGTTCATTGCTTAGATCTATCCGATAAGGGGTTTAAAGGGTTTCCAGAGATTAAGAATGTTGCTGGAATTCATGAAATAGAGAACAAAAAGGACACGCCACCTTCGATCACTACACAAAAATGGTATATTAACATGGTTGACACATCCAGGGATGACTTGCCCAAGGATATGGGTAATATTGAACATTGTCCTCCAGGATCACAAATATGCGGATTAACAATTGTCAAAGGCCCTGAGATTCAGCAGAAGGAAGGTGCAGTgactgaaatattttcgTTTTCCAACCAGTTAGTTCCTCAGTTCAAAAAGAATCCAGAGGAGCACGAGAACACAGTGAAACTGAATGGTGCAAACTGGGGAGATTTATCAATAAATGCGGTTCTACACTTAATATGTCCCGAACCCAAAGAGAAGGAAGCATTAGAGTCCTCGTTTGACTACAAAAATTTGGATATAACGTGGAAAAACAATTACTTCTGTCCCGATGCCAACCACGGtgaaaaggaaggaaagGGTAAGGATGATCACGGAAAGGATGATGACAGAAAGAAAGGcaaagataaagatgaaagacATCATCACTGGGGAATATTCACATGGATATTTATTATAGTTGCACTTACATTTTCAGCTTACATAGTTGGACAAAGTTGGATGAACATGAGGGGCTCTGGCAGCTTCAATGATTTCATTGCAGAACTTCGGGATTCTGCTGCTGACACGTTTGGTAAGGTTGGTGAGTTTGTCAAGCAGATAGTGACAAGAATTACTGGTGGTGGTGACAGGGGTGGATACAGTGCAGTGTAA
- a CDS encoding uncharacterized protein (CAZy:GT34): MGSKLAFSPRTSRSFLRSSFISLRNILSRPKIVLTVTAIVFAFNWIIFGDPIKGPLGNKSLPPSIKSFKHLREPVYLNLLHNSYGLQGPETIPIQTKELIPSIDDSSVLRQLTLDNLFRMEIHSGDDGDKKLFFYSKEFYHDPEADQDDAKKQKEKADSDAVKSIKRASKDFKKMGRKVYTGKENPKIVLVTAFDFNKYDDAYLKAVANNRMKYTKQHGYGLYERWVEEFVPRLQETGNLGTDWWKVILLREAINAFPHAEYFWFLDEKSLIVQRDIRIENSLLDPEIMQAKMLRDQPIVLPGSAIKTYKNTKAQDVSLILTQNNAGISTDSIIVKNDIQGKATLEYWDSRLYRAYNNFYQDEVKALEHMLQWHPLVLSRTSLVPTRLINAGIENKDQKKNSAVDYQEGDMVINLGECQRDGSCIKLASKYLRS; the protein is encoded by the coding sequence ATGGGCTCTAAACTAGCGTTTTCACCAAGAACTTCAAGGTCATTTCTGAGATCTTCGTTTATCTCTTTAAGAAATATACTTTCAAGACCAAAGATCGTCCTTACTGTGACAGCCATAGTTTTTGCATTTAATTGGATAATATTTGGTGATCCTATAAAAGGTCCACTGGGGAACAAATCGTTACCTCCATCTATCAAATCATTTAAACATCTAAGAGAGCCTGTCTATTTAAACTTACTTCATAACAGCTATGGATTGCAAGGTCCGGAAACAATTCCAATACAGACAAAGGAGTTGATCCCATCAATCGACGATTCCTCAGTTTTAAGGCAACTTACTTTAGATAATTTATTCCGGATGGAAATACACTCAGGCGATGACGGTGATAAGAAACTTTTCTTCTATAGCAAAGAGTTTTACCATGATCCTGAAGCAGATCAAGATGACgccaaaaagcagaaggaaaaagcagataGCGATGCGGTTAAAAGCATTAAACGTGCCTCCAAagatttcaagaaaatgggAAGAAAGGTGTAtacaggaaaagaaaatcctAAGATTGTTCTCGTTACAGCTTTCGACTTCAACaaatatgatgatgctTACTTGAAAGCGGTTGCCAATAACCGAATGAAATACACAAAGCAACATGGTTATGGTCTTTATGAGAGGTGGGTCGAGGAATTTGTTCCAAGACTTCAAGAAACAGGAAATCTAGGTACCGACTGGTGGAAAGTTATCCTTTTAAGAGAGGCGATTAACGCATTTCCTCACGCTGAATATTTCTGGTTTTTAGACGAGAAGTCACTTATTGTGCAAAGAGACATTCGTATAGAAAATTCCCTTCTTGATCCAGAAATAATGCAAGCTAAAATGCTCAGGGACCAACCAATTGTTCTCCCAGGGTCTGCAATTAAAACATACAAGAACACAAAGGCTCAGGATGTCAGTTTGATTCTCACGCAAAATAATGCTGGTATATCAACAGACTCAATTATTGTGAAGAACGATATCCAGGGTAAGGCAACTCTGGAGTACTGGGATAGTAGGCTTTATCGTGCATACAACAACTTCTATCAGGATGAAGTTAAGGCATTAGAGCATATGTTACAGTGGCATCCATTAGTCCTATCTAGAACGTCATTGGTGCCAACACGATTAATAAATGCTGGTATTGAGAATAAAgatcaaaagaagaattctGCAGTCGATTACCAAGAGGGCGACATGGTGATCAATCTTGGCGAATGTCAGAGGGACGGCTCATGCATTAAGCTTGCCTCGAAATACTTACGTAGTTAA